The following proteins are co-located in the Calliphora vicina chromosome 2, idCalVici1.1, whole genome shotgun sequence genome:
- the LOC135951179 gene encoding serine protease inhibitor Kazal-type 1-like, translating into MKFLHVVFAIVLAIFAFSAQTNAEFCPCPRNYDPVCGSNSVTYANRCQFDCTRREVERSGRSLGLMRSGPC; encoded by the coding sequence atgaAATTCTTGCACGTAGTTTTCGCCATTGTTTTGGCAATTTTCGCCTTTAGTGCTCAAACCAATGCCGAGTTTTGCCCTTGTCCCCGCAATTATGATCCTGTTTGTGGCTCAAATTCGGTAACTTATGCAAATCGTTGTCAATTCGATTGCACTAGACGTGAAGTGGAACGCAGTGGACGCAGTTTGGGATTGATGCGTTCTGGACCCTGCTAA